From the Deinococcus gobiensis I-0 genome, the window CTGCTCGGGCGGCGGAAAGGCCAGCACGCTCTCGGGCAGGTAGGTATACGCGCCTCCGTTGCCGCTCACCAGCCCGCCGATGCGCGGCAGCACCTGCTGGAAGTAGAAGCGGAACACGTCCCCGAACAGCCCCGGCGCGGGCGGCGGAAATTCCAGGATGACCAGCCGCCCGCCCGGTGCCAGCACCCGCCAGAATTCGGCGAGGCCCGCCGCGTAGTCCGCGAAGTTCCGGAAGCCGAAGGCGCAGGTGACGGCGTCGAAGCTGCCGTCGGCGTAGGGCAGCCCCAGGGCGTCGCCCTCCTCGAACACGATGTCGAGCCGCCGCGCGCCGGCCTTGCGGCGCGCGATCTCGAGCATCTCGGGCACGAAATCGCTGCCGACCACCGTGGTCCGGGCGTCTGCCCGCGTCCGCAGTTCCAGCGCGAAGTCGCCGGTCCCGGTCGCCACGTCGAGCAGGCGCGCCGGCTTCAGGGCCAGGGCCTCGGCGGCGGCGGCGCGGCGCCACGCGCGGTCCACGCCCAGGCTCAGCACGCCGTTGAGCAGGTCGTAGCGCGGCGCGATGGAGGCGAACATGGCCTGCACCTCGCGGCCCTTGTCTTGCTTGTCGCCCACCGGGGGCTTTTTTGGGGCGCTCATCTTCCGGATTGTAGGCGGCGCGCGGCGGGACACGTCGGCAAGCTTCAGGCTGGATTCAGACCTGGCCCCCCTCAGCCCAGCCGCAGCAGCCCCGCCCCGGTCGGCCCGAAGCCGCAGCCGGCATAGAAGCCCGCCAGGTGCGGTTCGTAGTCCACGTGCAGCCACTCCAGGCCCCGGCCCCGCGAGGCCTCGGCGGCCCGGCGCACCAGTCCGGTGCCCACGCCGCGCCGCCCGTGGTCCGGGTGGACGGTCGTGTCGAGCAAGAAGGCGTGTACGCCCCCGTCCCAGGCCACGTTTACGAACCCGATCAGCTCGCCCGCGTCCGTGTGGGCCGTGACCCAGGTCAGGCTGCGCTCCAGCACGGCCGCCCAGCCCAGCCATCGTCCCGGCCACCCCAGGCCGCTTCGCGCAGGCGGCCCAGGGCGGCGAGGTCGGGCCACTCGCGCACCCTGTACCCGGTCAGGAGATGGTCCCCAGGGCGCGGCCCACCCGCGCGTAGGCGGCGAGCGCCTGCTCCAGGTCGTCGCGGGTGTGCTCGGCGGTCACGATGTTGCGGATGCGCGCCTTGCCGCGGGGCACCGTCGGGAAGCCCAGGCCCACCGCGAAGATCCCCTCGGCGAACAGGCGGCGGCTCGCCTCGAAGGCCGCCTCGGCCTCCCCGAAGATGACGGGCGTGATGGGCGTCTCGCTGCCCATCGTGTCGAAGCCCAGGCGGGCGAGTTCGGACTTGAAGAAGCGGGTGTTGTCCCACAGCCGCTCCATGAAGGAGGGGTCGCTCTGCACGAGCTCCAGCGCCGCCGAGAGCGCCCCAACCACTGCCGGGGGCTGCGCCGTCGAGAACAGGTAGGGCCGCGCGCGGTTGAGCATGAGCTGTTTGAGGTCCGCGTGCCCGGCCGCGTAGCCGCCCACCACGCCCCAGGCCTTGCTCAGCGTGCCGACCTGGAGCACGTCCTCGGCCTCCGCCATCCCGAAGTGATGCACCGTGCCGCGCCCCGCCTCACCCAGCACGCCCGAACCGTGGGCGTCGTCCACGTAGGTCACGGCGCCGTAGCGGCGGGCCACCTCGACCAGCCGGTCCAGCGGGGCCACGTCGCCGTCCATGCTGAACACGCCGTCGGTCACGACGAGCTTGAGGCCGTCGGTGTCGTTCTCGCGCAGCAGGCGTTCCAGGTCGTCCGGGTCGGCGTGCCTGTAGACCTTCTTGGTCGCCTTGGTGAGCCGCAGCCCGTCGATGATGCTCGCGTGGTTCAGTTCGTCGCTGACCACGAGGTCGCCTTCCTTGAGCAGGGTGCCCAGTACGCCCTGGTTGGTCGTGAAGCCGCTCTGCAGGACCAGGGCGCTGCCGGTGTGCTTGAACTCGGCGAGCTGCTCCTCGAAGTCCTCGTGGATGCGCAGCGTGCCGGCGATGGTCCGCACGGCGCCCGCGCCCGCACCCCACTCCTCGAGGTAGGCGGCGGCTTTCGCCTTCAGGACCGGGTGGTCGGCGAAGCCCAGGTAGTTGTTGCTGGCGAGGTTCACGACCTCGCGGCCGTCCACGCGGGTCCGGGCGCGGTTGGCGGCGTCCAGCACGCGCGGGTGGATCAGGAGGCCGCTTTCGCGCAGCCCGGCGAGTTCGGCGCTAAGGCGCGCGGAAAGAGAAGTCGGCATGCCCTCCAGTCTAGAGGGGCCCGCCTGCGGGCGTCCGGGCTGGGCGGATGCCCGCAGGCGCTCATCCGCAACAAATGTGTAAGGCCGGAATTTTTATACTTCCCCGCAGAACTGCCCTCTCCGGTTCCGGCCCGCTCCTCGTTCCGGCCACGGCGGGCGGCAGGACTGGCCCTGACCCCCGAGCGGGCAGGGCGGCGCGCCGAGGTCTTTTGCCATGACGAACTCTGTTTACACCATGATCGCGCGTGCCCTGTCGCTCAGCGTCTCGGAGCGGGCGGCCGACACCATGCTGCGCTCGGCGCTGCGCGAACGGGGGCTGAGTCCCGAGACCGTCACGGCGCAGGAGATGCAGGGCGTCCTGTCCGGTCCCCTGATGGACCGCCTGGGGGCCGCGCTGCCGCACGCGCGCGCGCGCACCGAGCTGCTCTCGCTCTCGCGGCGCCTGGAACGCGAGTACCCCAAGGCCCCGACCCTCTTTACCGATGTCGGTGCCTTCGCCACCTGGGACGACGTGTCCATGTCGCCGGCCAGTGCCCTGCACGACGCCCCCGAGCTCGGCGCCGACGACTTCGAGTTCGACGACCCCGAATTCAGCGCCGCGCCCCAGCGCCCGACCTTCGAGCTGGGCACGGCCGGGGGCCAGGAGGCCCTGATCCAGCACCTGGGCAAGTTCCAGGGGGTGCAGGGGGTGCTGGTCTCTCACCCGAACGGCGAACTGCTGCGCGCCCGCGCCCTGCGCGATGCCCGCGCCCTGAGCAGCGTGATGGCGGCGGCCTCGCTGGTGTTCAGGCGCCGGGGTCTGCGCCTGATGTCGGCCGATCTGGGCGGACAGACCGTGTGTATGAGGCCGATGGGCGAGTACTGCGTGGCGGTCGTGGCCGGGCCGCAGGTCAACATCGGCCGCCTGCTGAGCGAGTTGCAGGGCCTCGAATTCCAGGGTCAGGGAGAAAGCGCGTGAACCGAAACCGTACCGTCCGTCTTGCGGGGGCCGCCGCGGCTCCGGCCTTCCTGACCCTGGCGCTGCTGAGCGGCGGCGCGGGAGCACAGAACCTGGGGGCCTACGGCGCCCTGGCCCAGAGCCTCGACGCCGCCGCCCAGAGCAGCGGCCAGAACGCGGTCGCCACCCTGAATGCCCTGGACCGCGCCGGTACGGCCCTGGACCGCCTGGTGCCGACCCTGAACAACCCCACGGTGGTTACGGGCCTGCGCAACGCCCTGGACGCCGCCCGCGCCGCCCAGGCCCGCACGCCCGCCGAGTTGCAGGCGCAGCTGCTGCTGGCGCGCGGCCTGATGCGCCGGTCGCTCTATGACCAGACCGTGACGGTGCTGGCCGTCTCGCCCGCCAACGCCGCCGACCGCCTGCGGGTGCTGGCGCGCGAATTCGGTCTGGACGCGGCCGGAACCCAGGCCCTCCAGGCCGACGCCCGCGCCGGGCAGGTCAGCCGGGTCGCGTGGCGGCTCCAGCGCGAGGGGGCCGCGCGGCTGTCCTCGGCGCTGGGCAGCGTGACCCCCACCCGCAGCGCGGCTTCCTACCTCGCCCTGGCGCGCGCCACGAGCTGGTTCACGGTCGTGCAGGACGCGGCCCGCGCCGCCCAGCCCCCGCTGGAGACCGCGCAGTTCAATTCGGCCCTGACCCAGCTCACCTCCGGCGACCTGAACGCCCTGGGGACCTCGCTCACGGGTCTGCGTCAGGGGGCCGCCGCCCTGCGGGCCACGCTGCTCTCGCCCCCGGCGGCCCAATCTTCCTCGGCCCAGACCCCGGCGGCCCAGACCTCCTCGGCCCAGACGCCGGCGGCTCAGACCCCAGCCGCCTCCAGCACGTCTTCGGCCCAATCTTCCTCGACCCAGACCCCGGCGGCCCAGACGCCCACGGCGACCTCCCCGACCACCGGAACCCAGGGCGCAGCGACCGGCAGTACCCAGGCAAACGGACTGGCGACGGCCTACGCCGCCCTCGGCCGCGCCCTGACGGCGGCCGGACACGGCGACCCCGAGGGCGCGCGCACGGCGCTGGGCGGCGTGGTCCCGGCGCTGGCGAGCGCTCCGGCGGCCCCTGCGCGGCGCGCCCGGCTTCGACGCCTACCTGGGCGACGTGCAGAACATCGGCGCGCGGGCCGGGCTGCGCGCCGACGACGTGCAGGCCCTGATCGCCGGTCTCGGGGCGCTCGAACGCCGCGCCGGGGGCGAGGGGGTCAGCCTGCTCGACCGCTGGTCACTGGGGACCTCGCAGTGGCTGGGCGGGGCGGTGCGCGCGCTGCTGGGCCTGCTGCTGGCGCTGGCCTGCGCCGCGCCGCTGTACCTGCTGCAACTCGCCTTCGGGGGCCGCAACCCCTACTGGCGGGCCATCAGCGCCGCGCTCGCGCTGCTGCTGCTGCCCACCTTCCTCGACGGCGTGTTCGGGTTCCTGGGCTGGCTGGGCGACCTGACGGGCCTCGGGCTGCTGCGCGGGGCGACGAATTTCACGCTGTCGCAGGCCCCCTACGGGCTGGGCCTGCACGGGCTGCTGGTGGCCCTGGCGCTGGGCCTGGCGACCTACGGGTTCCGGGGACTGTGCGTGCAGTTCGGGCTGCTGGGTGGCGGGCGCACCAAGGTCCAGACGCCGGTCGCCGCCCCCACCAGCCTCGACTGGGACGAGGAAGTTTGATGCGAAATAACGGAGAATACGGGACGTGACTGCACCTACCCCCCTGCACCGCCTGCCGGTGCGCCTGCTGAGCGATCTGATGTCGCCGCGCGCCCTGGAGCGGGTCATCCAGGACGCGGCCCAGGTGCGTGGGCTGCCTGTCGCGGGCCTGGACCGCGCGGCCCTGGAAGACATCCTTAAGCGTGAGGTGTTCAAGCGGCTGCAACTGAGCGTGCCCGCACCTCTGGCCAAGAAGCGCGTATCGGAGGTGCTGGCCGAACTCGTCCTCGCCGATCAGGCGGTCGCGGCGGCGCGCACTGCCCCCGTGGGCGGCCCGAACGCGGCCGAGGCGGCGCGGGCCGAGGCGGCGCGGACCGTCACGCAGCTCGAAGAGGGCCTGCGCCGCTTCGCGCTGTATTTC encodes:
- the ubiE gene encoding bifunctional demethylmenaquinone methyltransferase/2-methoxy-6-polyprenyl-1,4-benzoquinol methylase UbiE is translated as MSAPKKPPVGDKQDKGREVQAMFASIAPRYDLLNGVLSLGVDRAWRRAAAAEALALKPARLLDVATGTGDFALELRTRADARTTVVGSDFVPEMLEIARRKAGARRLDIVFEEGDALGLPYADGSFDAVTCAFGFRNFADYAAGLAEFWRVLAPGGRLVILEFPPPAPGLFGDVFRFYFQQVLPRIGGLVSGNGGAYTYLPESVLAFPPPEQLAQLMRATGFRTRYRALTFGIAGIWVGDKL
- a CDS encoding GNAT family N-acetyltransferase is translated as MARPRRPGPPARSGLGWPGRWLGWAAVLERSLTWVTAHTDAGELIGFVNVAWDGGVHAFLLDTTVHPDHGRRGVGTGLVRRAAEASRGRGLEWLHVDYEPHLAGFYAGCGFGPTGAGLLRLG
- a CDS encoding glycine C-acetyltransferase, which produces MPTSLSARLSAELAGLRESGLLIHPRVLDAANRARTRVDGREVVNLASNNYLGFADHPVLKAKAAAYLEEWGAGAGAVRTIAGTLRIHEDFEEQLAEFKHTGSALVLQSGFTTNQGVLGTLLKEGDLVVSDELNHASIIDGLRLTKATKKVYRHADPDDLERLLRENDTDGLKLVVTDGVFSMDGDVAPLDRLVEVARRYGAVTYVDDAHGSGVLGEAGRGTVHHFGMAEAEDVLQVGTLSKAWGVVGGYAAGHADLKQLMLNRARPYLFSTAQPPAVVGALSAALELVQSDPSFMERLWDNTRFFKSELARLGFDTMGSETPITPVIFGEAEAAFEASRRLFAEGIFAVGLGFPTVPRGKARIRNIVTAEHTRDDLEQALAAYARVGRALGTIS
- a CDS encoding dynein regulation protein LC7; this encodes MTNSVYTMIARALSLSVSERAADTMLRSALRERGLSPETVTAQEMQGVLSGPLMDRLGAALPHARARTELLSLSRRLEREYPKAPTLFTDVGAFATWDDVSMSPASALHDAPELGADDFEFDDPEFSAAPQRPTFELGTAGGQEALIQHLGKFQGVQGVLVSHPNGELLRARALRDARALSSVMAAASLVFRRRGLRLMSADLGGQTVCMRPMGEYCVAVVAGPQVNIGRLLSELQGLEFQGQGESA